The Synchiropus splendidus isolate RoL2022-P1 chromosome 1, RoL_Sspl_1.0, whole genome shotgun sequence genome includes a window with the following:
- the LOC128752374 gene encoding gastrula zinc finger protein XlCGF57.1-like isoform X2, whose amino-acid sequence MSRLKRWKVSYNRIMLETGDSRPDLQQQLMIEGEDTSEQQECSSSMSQEGREHPLIKEEKEEIQTFLIDVKSEYDEAGTSSFDQQLETEEKEIESQVNRTTASPLSLVKSEDDELGISSLTQQVKTEADGDKCGGPNPASDLDTSLHADQQRSLCSESDTDDSEDWGETSNNHSASNSVEDPNICGQKRKKKSFKCSHCGKCFSFSLSLNRHMRKHTGEKLSRCSLCDKSFTTKTILGNHMKIHTGEKPFSCTHCDKCFRNTTKLKQHMRIHTGEKPYSCTHCGKCFAQKSTLIGHIRIHTGDKPFSCTHCGRGFGSTTKLKQHIRIHTGEKPYSCTHCGKCFAQKSTLTGHMRIHTGEKPFSCSQCDKHFSRSSDLKMHMRIHTGEQPFSCSQCDKRFTCSKTLKMHTQMHTGVRPFSCPECDTHCTSNSALTVHMRIHTGEKPFNCSQCEKHFRRSSSLKMHMITHSGEKTFSCSQCDKRFTHSKTLEMHMLMHTGEKPFSCSLCDKRFISSKTLKKHMRLHTGERPFSCPQCDKHYTGRSALKLHMRVHTCEKPFRCSQCEQCFIEVGKLTRHMRIHSGEKPFSCPQCEKSFNRRCGLKRHMTIHTRDKAFCCP is encoded by the exons ATGTCCAGACTGAAGAGATGGAAAGTGTCCTACAACAGAATCATGTTGGAGACTGGAGACAGCAGACCAG atctccaacagcagctgatgatCGAAGGAGAAGATACTTCAGAacagcaggagtgcagctccagtaTGAGTCAAGAGGGACGAGAACAtcctctcattaaagaagaaaaagaagagatcCAGACCTTCCTCATTGATGTGAAGAGTGAATATGATGAGGCTGGAACCAGCAGCTTTGATCAACAACTGgaaacagaagagaaagaaattGAGAGTCAAGTCAACAGAACCACAGCCTCCCCCCTGTCTCTTGTGAAGAGTGAGGATGATGAACTTGGAATCAGCAGCTTGACAcaacaagtgaaaacagaagctgatggagacaagTGTGGAGGACCAAACCCAGCCAGCGACTTGGACACATCTCTTCATGCTGACCAGCAGAGGTCGCTGTGCTCTGAATCTGACACTGACGACAGTGAAGACTGGGGAGAAACCAGTAACAATCATTCTGCTTCAAACTCTGTTGAGGATCCAAACATTTgtggacaaaaaagaaaaaaaaagtcatttaagtGCTCACATTGCGGTaaatgtttctctttttctcttaGCCTCAACCGGCACATGAGAAAACACACGGGAGAAAAACTTTCTAGGTGCTCTCTGTGTGATAAATCTTTTACTACAAAAACTATATTGGGCAATCACATGAAAatccacacaggagagaaacctttcagctgcacTCACTGTGATAAATGTTTCAGAAATACAACCAAGCTGAAAcaacacatgagaattcacacaggagaaaagccTTATAGCTGCACGCACTGTGGTAAATGCTTTGCTCAGAAAAGTACTTTGATAGGTCACATCAGGATTCACACAGGAGATAAACCTTTCAGCTGCACTCACTGTGGTAGAGGTTTCGGAAGTACAACCAAGCTGAAACAACACATCAgaattcacacaggagaaaagccTTATAGCTGCACTCACTGTGGTAAATGCTTTGCTCAGAAAAGTACTTTGACaggtcacatgagaattcacaccggagaaaaacctttcagctgctcccaGTGTGATAAACATTTTAGCAGAAGTTCAGACCTGAAAATGCACATGAGAATTCATACTGGAGAACAACCTTTCAGTTGCTCCCAGTGTGACAAACGTTTTACATGCAGCAAAACCCTGAAAATGCACACGCAAATGCACACTGGAGTAAGGCCTTTCAGCTGCCCAGAGTGCGATACACATTGTACCAGCAATTCAGCCCTGACAgtgcacatgagaattcacacaggagaaaaacctttcaactgCTCCCAATGTGAGAAACATTTTCGTAGAAGTTCCTCCTTGAAAATGCACATGATAACGCATTCTGGAGAAAAAACTTTCAGCTGTTCCCAGTGTGATAAACGTTTTACACACAGCAAAACCCTGGAAATGCACATGCTGATGCACAccggagaaaaacctttcagctgctccctGTGTGACAAACGTTTTATATCCAGCAAGACCCTGAAAAAGCACATGCGATTGCACACTGGAGAAAGGCCTTTCAGCTGCCCCCAGTGTGATAAACATTATACAGGCCGTTCGGCCCTGAAATTGCACATGAGAGTTCATACTTGTGAAAAGCCTTTTAGATGCTCCCAGTGTGAGCAATGTTTCATAGAGGTTGGGAAACTGACAagacacatgagaattcactccggagaaaaacctttcagctgcccCCAGTGTGAAAAAAGTTTTAATAGAAGGTGTGGCTTGAAAAGGCACATGACAATTCATACTCGAGATAAAGCTTTCTGTTGCCCATAG
- the LOC128752374 gene encoding gastrula zinc finger protein XlCGF57.1-like isoform X3, with protein sequence MIEGEDTSEQQECSSSMSQEGREHPLIKEEKEEIQTFLIDVKSEYDEAGTSSFDQQLETEEKEIESQVNRTTASPLSLVKSEDDELGISSLTQQVKTEADGDKCGGPNPASDLDTSLHADQQRSLCSESDTDDSEDWGETSNNHSASNSVEDPNICGQKRKKKSFKCSHCGKCFSFSLSLNRHMRKHTGEKLSRCSLCDKSFTTKTILGNHMKIHTGEKPFSCTHCDKCFRNTTKLKQHMRIHTGEKPYSCTHCGKCFAQKSTLIGHIRIHTGDKPFSCTHCGRGFGSTTKLKQHIRIHTGEKPYSCTHCGKCFAQKSTLTGHMRIHTGEKPFSCSQCDKHFSRSSDLKMHMRIHTGEQPFSCSQCDKRFTCSKTLKMHTQMHTGVRPFSCPECDTHCTSNSALTVHMRIHTGEKPFNCSQCEKHFRRSSSLKMHMITHSGEKTFSCSQCDKRFTHSKTLEMHMLMHTGEKPFSCSLCDKRFISSKTLKKHMRLHTGERPFSCPQCDKHYTGRSALKLHMRVHTCEKPFRCSQCEQCFIEVGKLTRHMRIHSGEKPFSCPQCEKSFNRRCGLKRHMTIHTRDKAFCCP encoded by the coding sequence atgatCGAAGGAGAAGATACTTCAGAacagcaggagtgcagctccagtaTGAGTCAAGAGGGACGAGAACAtcctctcattaaagaagaaaaagaagagatcCAGACCTTCCTCATTGATGTGAAGAGTGAATATGATGAGGCTGGAACCAGCAGCTTTGATCAACAACTGgaaacagaagagaaagaaattGAGAGTCAAGTCAACAGAACCACAGCCTCCCCCCTGTCTCTTGTGAAGAGTGAGGATGATGAACTTGGAATCAGCAGCTTGACAcaacaagtgaaaacagaagctgatggagacaagTGTGGAGGACCAAACCCAGCCAGCGACTTGGACACATCTCTTCATGCTGACCAGCAGAGGTCGCTGTGCTCTGAATCTGACACTGACGACAGTGAAGACTGGGGAGAAACCAGTAACAATCATTCTGCTTCAAACTCTGTTGAGGATCCAAACATTTgtggacaaaaaagaaaaaaaaagtcatttaagtGCTCACATTGCGGTaaatgtttctctttttctcttaGCCTCAACCGGCACATGAGAAAACACACGGGAGAAAAACTTTCTAGGTGCTCTCTGTGTGATAAATCTTTTACTACAAAAACTATATTGGGCAATCACATGAAAatccacacaggagagaaacctttcagctgcacTCACTGTGATAAATGTTTCAGAAATACAACCAAGCTGAAAcaacacatgagaattcacacaggagaaaagccTTATAGCTGCACGCACTGTGGTAAATGCTTTGCTCAGAAAAGTACTTTGATAGGTCACATCAGGATTCACACAGGAGATAAACCTTTCAGCTGCACTCACTGTGGTAGAGGTTTCGGAAGTACAACCAAGCTGAAACAACACATCAgaattcacacaggagaaaagccTTATAGCTGCACTCACTGTGGTAAATGCTTTGCTCAGAAAAGTACTTTGACaggtcacatgagaattcacaccggagaaaaacctttcagctgctcccaGTGTGATAAACATTTTAGCAGAAGTTCAGACCTGAAAATGCACATGAGAATTCATACTGGAGAACAACCTTTCAGTTGCTCCCAGTGTGACAAACGTTTTACATGCAGCAAAACCCTGAAAATGCACACGCAAATGCACACTGGAGTAAGGCCTTTCAGCTGCCCAGAGTGCGATACACATTGTACCAGCAATTCAGCCCTGACAgtgcacatgagaattcacacaggagaaaaacctttcaactgCTCCCAATGTGAGAAACATTTTCGTAGAAGTTCCTCCTTGAAAATGCACATGATAACGCATTCTGGAGAAAAAACTTTCAGCTGTTCCCAGTGTGATAAACGTTTTACACACAGCAAAACCCTGGAAATGCACATGCTGATGCACAccggagaaaaacctttcagctgctccctGTGTGACAAACGTTTTATATCCAGCAAGACCCTGAAAAAGCACATGCGATTGCACACTGGAGAAAGGCCTTTCAGCTGCCCCCAGTGTGATAAACATTATACAGGCCGTTCGGCCCTGAAATTGCACATGAGAGTTCATACTTGTGAAAAGCCTTTTAGATGCTCCCAGTGTGAGCAATGTTTCATAGAGGTTGGGAAACTGACAagacacatgagaattcactccggagaaaaacctttcagctgcccCCAGTGTGAAAAAAGTTTTAATAGAAGGTGTGGCTTGAAAAGGCACATGACAATTCATACTCGAGATAAAGCTTTCTGTTGCCCATAG
- the LOC128752374 gene encoding gastrula zinc finger protein XlCGF57.1-like isoform X1: MFLLSVCLCKIFRWITMSRLKRWKVSYNRIMLETGDSRPDLQQQLMIEGEDTSEQQECSSSMSQEGREHPLIKEEKEEIQTFLIDVKSEYDEAGTSSFDQQLETEEKEIESQVNRTTASPLSLVKSEDDELGISSLTQQVKTEADGDKCGGPNPASDLDTSLHADQQRSLCSESDTDDSEDWGETSNNHSASNSVEDPNICGQKRKKKSFKCSHCGKCFSFSLSLNRHMRKHTGEKLSRCSLCDKSFTTKTILGNHMKIHTGEKPFSCTHCDKCFRNTTKLKQHMRIHTGEKPYSCTHCGKCFAQKSTLIGHIRIHTGDKPFSCTHCGRGFGSTTKLKQHIRIHTGEKPYSCTHCGKCFAQKSTLTGHMRIHTGEKPFSCSQCDKHFSRSSDLKMHMRIHTGEQPFSCSQCDKRFTCSKTLKMHTQMHTGVRPFSCPECDTHCTSNSALTVHMRIHTGEKPFNCSQCEKHFRRSSSLKMHMITHSGEKTFSCSQCDKRFTHSKTLEMHMLMHTGEKPFSCSLCDKRFISSKTLKKHMRLHTGERPFSCPQCDKHYTGRSALKLHMRVHTCEKPFRCSQCEQCFIEVGKLTRHMRIHSGEKPFSCPQCEKSFNRRCGLKRHMTIHTRDKAFCCP; this comes from the exons atgtttttgttgagtgttTGTCTCTGTAAAATCTTCAGGTGGATTACAATGTCCAGACTGAAGAGATGGAAAGTGTCCTACAACAGAATCATGTTGGAGACTGGAGACAGCAGACCAG atctccaacagcagctgatgatCGAAGGAGAAGATACTTCAGAacagcaggagtgcagctccagtaTGAGTCAAGAGGGACGAGAACAtcctctcattaaagaagaaaaagaagagatcCAGACCTTCCTCATTGATGTGAAGAGTGAATATGATGAGGCTGGAACCAGCAGCTTTGATCAACAACTGgaaacagaagagaaagaaattGAGAGTCAAGTCAACAGAACCACAGCCTCCCCCCTGTCTCTTGTGAAGAGTGAGGATGATGAACTTGGAATCAGCAGCTTGACAcaacaagtgaaaacagaagctgatggagacaagTGTGGAGGACCAAACCCAGCCAGCGACTTGGACACATCTCTTCATGCTGACCAGCAGAGGTCGCTGTGCTCTGAATCTGACACTGACGACAGTGAAGACTGGGGAGAAACCAGTAACAATCATTCTGCTTCAAACTCTGTTGAGGATCCAAACATTTgtggacaaaaaagaaaaaaaaagtcatttaagtGCTCACATTGCGGTaaatgtttctctttttctcttaGCCTCAACCGGCACATGAGAAAACACACGGGAGAAAAACTTTCTAGGTGCTCTCTGTGTGATAAATCTTTTACTACAAAAACTATATTGGGCAATCACATGAAAatccacacaggagagaaacctttcagctgcacTCACTGTGATAAATGTTTCAGAAATACAACCAAGCTGAAAcaacacatgagaattcacacaggagaaaagccTTATAGCTGCACGCACTGTGGTAAATGCTTTGCTCAGAAAAGTACTTTGATAGGTCACATCAGGATTCACACAGGAGATAAACCTTTCAGCTGCACTCACTGTGGTAGAGGTTTCGGAAGTACAACCAAGCTGAAACAACACATCAgaattcacacaggagaaaagccTTATAGCTGCACTCACTGTGGTAAATGCTTTGCTCAGAAAAGTACTTTGACaggtcacatgagaattcacaccggagaaaaacctttcagctgctcccaGTGTGATAAACATTTTAGCAGAAGTTCAGACCTGAAAATGCACATGAGAATTCATACTGGAGAACAACCTTTCAGTTGCTCCCAGTGTGACAAACGTTTTACATGCAGCAAAACCCTGAAAATGCACACGCAAATGCACACTGGAGTAAGGCCTTTCAGCTGCCCAGAGTGCGATACACATTGTACCAGCAATTCAGCCCTGACAgtgcacatgagaattcacacaggagaaaaacctttcaactgCTCCCAATGTGAGAAACATTTTCGTAGAAGTTCCTCCTTGAAAATGCACATGATAACGCATTCTGGAGAAAAAACTTTCAGCTGTTCCCAGTGTGATAAACGTTTTACACACAGCAAAACCCTGGAAATGCACATGCTGATGCACAccggagaaaaacctttcagctgctccctGTGTGACAAACGTTTTATATCCAGCAAGACCCTGAAAAAGCACATGCGATTGCACACTGGAGAAAGGCCTTTCAGCTGCCCCCAGTGTGATAAACATTATACAGGCCGTTCGGCCCTGAAATTGCACATGAGAGTTCATACTTGTGAAAAGCCTTTTAGATGCTCCCAGTGTGAGCAATGTTTCATAGAGGTTGGGAAACTGACAagacacatgagaattcactccggagaaaaacctttcagctgcccCCAGTGTGAAAAAAGTTTTAATAGAAGGTGTGGCTTGAAAAGGCACATGACAATTCATACTCGAGATAAAGCTTTCTGTTGCCCATAG
- the LOC128752648 gene encoding oocyte zinc finger protein XlCOF20-like, with translation MIEGEDTSEQQECSSSMSQEGQEHPLIKEEKDEIQTFLIDVKSEYDEAGTSSFDQQLKTEEEEIESQVNRTTASPLSLVKSEDDELGISSLTQQVKTEADGDKCGGPNPASDLDTSLHADQQRSLCSESDTDDSEDWGETSNNHSASNSVEDPNICGQKGEKKSFKCSHCGKCFSASLNLTRHMRKHKGEKTTRFSLCDKSFSTTTTLGSHMNIHAEEKPYCCTHCGKCFRYPSDLKYHTRIHTGEKPYSCTCCGKCFSLQRHLTCHMRIHTGEKPYGCTNCGKCFRTSSDLKKHMRIHTGENPFSCTQCGKYFRGTTELKRHIRIHTGEKPYSCTLCGKCFSQKGVLNIHMRVHTGERPYICSECGSSFKDSGTLKSHMAVHTGEKPYLCSHCGKCFTRRKNYMAHMRVFHQMSLNGEVKS, from the coding sequence atgatCGAAGGAGAAGATACTTCAGAacagcaggagtgcagctccagtaTGAGTCAAGAGGGACAAGAACAtcctctcattaaagaagaaaaagacgaGATCCAGACCTTCCTCATTGATGTGAAGAGTGAATATGATGAGGCTGGAACCAGCAGCTTTGATCAacaactgaaaacagaagaggaagaaattGAGAGTCAAGTCAACAGAACCACAGCCTCCCCTCTGTCTCTTGTGAAGAGTGAGGATGATGAACTTGGAATCAGCAGCTTGACAcaacaagtgaaaacagaagctgatggagacaagTGTGGAGGACCAAACCCAGCCAGCGACTTGGACACATCTCTTCATGCTGACCAGCAGAGGTCGCTGTGCTCTGAATCTGACACTGACGACAGTGAAGACTGGGGAGAAACCAGTAACAATCATTCTGCTTCAAACTCTGTTGAGGATCCAAATATTTGTGgacaaaaaggagaaaaaaagtcatttaagtGCTCACATTGTGGTAAATGTTTCTCTGCTTCACTTAACCTGACTCGGCACATGAGAAAACACAAGGGAGAAAAAACTACTAGGTTCTCTCTGTGTGATAAATCTTTTTCGACAACAACTACACTGGGCAGTCACATGAATATTCACGCTGAAGAAAAACCTTATTGCTGCACTCactgtggtaaatgtttcaGATATCCGTCCGATCTGAAATATCACacaagaattcacactggagaaaaaccctaTAGCTGCACTtgctgtggtaaatgtttttctctGCAACGCCATTTGACAtgccacatgagaattcacacaggagaaaaaccttatGGCTGCACTAactgtggtaaatgtttcaGAACTTCATCCGACCTGAAaaaacacatgagaattcacacaggagaaaatcCTTTCAGCTGCACTCAGTGTGGTAAATATTTCCGTGGTACAACAGAGCTGAAAAGACACAtaagaattcacactggagaaaaaccataCAGCTGCACACTGTGTGGCAAATGTTTTTCTCAGAAAGGTGTGTTGAAtattcacatgagagttcacactggagaaagacCTTATATCTGCTCTGAGTGTGGTAGCTCTTTTAAAGACAGTGGGACTCTGAAGTCTCACATGGcagttcacactggagaaaaaccctatctCTGCTCCCATTGTGGGAAATGTTTTACACGGAGAAAGAACTATATGGCCCACATGAGGGTCTTTCATCAAATGTCACTGAATGGAGAAGTGAAGTCTTAA
- the LOC128752453 gene encoding gastrula zinc finger protein XlCGF57.1-like: protein MIEGEDTSEQQECSSSMSQEGQEHPLIKEEKEEIQTFLIDVKSEYDEAGTSSFDQQLKTEEEEIESQVNRTTASPLSLVKSEDDELGISSLTQQVKTEADGDKCGGPNPASDLDTSVHADQQRSLCSESDTDDSEDWGETSNNHSASNSVEDPNICGQKGGKKPFKCSQCGKCFSASLNLTRHMRKHTGEKTSTFSLCDKSFSTTTTLGSHMNIHAEEKRHSCTHCGKCFRYPSDLKYHTRIHTGEKPYSCTCCGKCFSLQSHLTCHMRIHTGEKPYGCTNCGKCFRNTSDLKKHMTIHTGENPFSCTQCGKFFRGTTELKRHMRIHTGEKPYNCTHCGKCFAHPSGLTSHLRIHTGEKPFGCTQCGKCFVQKGALNIHMRVHTGERPYICSECGCTFKDNGTLKSHMTKHIGERLSRCTLCGQSFSTKSILATHMKIHTGVKSFNCTHCGKFFRLTAGLKRHMRIHTGEKPFNCTRCDKCFRSKTELKQHMRIHTGEKPYCCTQCGKCFSQKGVLNIHMRIHTGERPYICSECGSSFKDSGTLKSHMVVHTGEKPYLCSHCGKYFTQRKNYMAHMRVFHQMEK, encoded by the coding sequence atgatCGAAGGAGAAGATACTTCAGAacagcaggagtgcagctccagtaTGAGTCAAGAGGGACAAGAACAtcctctcattaaagaagaaaaagaagagatcCAGACCTTCCTCATTGATGTGAAGAGTGAATATGATGAGGCTGGAACCAGCAGCTTTGATCAacaactgaaaacagaagaggaagaaattGAGAGTCAAGTCAACAGAACCACAGCCTCCCCCCTGTCTCTTGTGAAGAGTGAGGATGATGAACTTGGAATCAGCAGCTTGACAcaacaagtgaaaacagaagctgatggagacaagTGTGGAGGACCAAACCCAGCCAGCGACTTGGACACATCTGTTCATGCTGACCAGCAGAGGTCGCTGTGCTCTGAATCTGACACTGACGACAGTGAAGACTGGGGAGAAACCAGTAACAATCATTCTGCTTCAAACTCTGTTGAGGATCCAAACATTTGTGGacaaaaagggggaaaaaagccaTTTAAGTGCTCACAGTGCGGTAAATGTTTCTCTGCTTCACTTAACCTGACTCGGCACAtgagaaaacacacaggagaaaaaactTCTACGTTCTCTCTGTGTGATAAATCTTTTTCGACAACAACTACACTGGGCAGTCACATGAATATTCACGCTGAAGAAAAACGTCATAGCTGCACTCactgtggtaaatgtttcaGATATCCATCCGATCTGAAATATCACacaagaattcacactggagaaaagccttatAGCTGCACTtgctgtggtaaatgtttttctctGCAAAGCCATTTGACAtgccacatgagaattcacacaggagaaaaaccttatGGCTGCACTAactgtggtaaatgtttcaGAAATACATCCGACCTGAAAAAACACATGACaattcacacaggagaaaaccCTTTCAGCTGCACTCAGTGTGGTAAATTTTTCCGTGGTACAACAGAGCTGAAACGACACATGAGgattcacacaggagaaaaaccgtATAACTGCACTcattgtggtaaatgttttgcaCATCCCAGTGGCTTGACAAGTCACTTGAGAATTCatactggagaaaaaccatTCGGCTGCACTCAGTGTGGCAAATGTTTTGTTCAGAAAGGTGCATTGAAtattcacatgagagttcacactggagagaGACCATATATCTGCTCTGAGTGTGGTTGTACTTTCAAAGACAATGGGACCCTGAAGTCACATATGACAAAACACATTGGAGAAAGACTTTCTAGGTGCACTCTATGTGGTCAATCTTTTAGTACAAAAAGTATTTTGGCCACtcacatgaaaattcacactGGAGTAAAATCTTTCAACTGCACTCACTGTGGTAAATTTTTCAGACTCACAGCCGGTCTGAAAcgacacatgagaattcacacaggagaaaaacctttcaactgCACTCGCTGTGATAAATGTTTCCGAAGTAAAACTGAGCTGAAACAACACATGAGGATTCACACCGGAGAAAAACCTTATTGCTGCAcacagtgtggtaaatgtttttctcaGAAAGGTGTGTTGAATattcacatgagaattcacactggagaaagacCTTATATCTGCTCTGAGTGTGGTAGTTCTTTTAAAGACAGTGGGACCCTGAAGTCACACATGGtagttcacactggagaaaaaccctatctCTGCTCCCATTGTGGGAAATATTTTACACAAAGAAAGAACTATATGGCCCACATGAGGGTCTTTCATCAAATGGAAAAGTGA